A single region of the Halorussus gelatinilyticus genome encodes:
- a CDS encoding lipoate--protein ligase family protein, protein MALSDREWRLIREESRRGPLNMALDEIAAETAAEEGVRTVRVYQWNPSTLSLGYRQDPDTVAWDYCEREGITVTRRPTGGGGIYHDRHGDISYSIVAPADELPGDLMETYETLCEPVFDAFERLGIDARFTDEKLPEIHQPACYLRELHPAHDIVAGAEGRKISGNAQYRRKDAVIQHGSLTFDLDAERHLATFAAPDTTPARFRERVTAMNREADVTRREAVEAVEEALREWADAEGGAWSDEELARAEARAEAKFESEAWVRDREDPTA, encoded by the coding sequence ATGGCGCTGTCCGACCGGGAGTGGCGACTGATTCGAGAGGAGTCCCGACGCGGCCCGCTGAACATGGCCCTGGACGAGATCGCCGCGGAAACCGCGGCCGAGGAGGGAGTTCGGACGGTCCGGGTCTACCAGTGGAACCCCAGCACGCTCTCGCTGGGCTACCGTCAGGACCCCGACACCGTGGCGTGGGACTACTGCGAGCGCGAGGGCATCACCGTCACGCGCCGACCCACGGGCGGCGGCGGCATCTACCACGACCGGCACGGCGATATCTCCTACTCCATCGTCGCGCCCGCCGACGAACTGCCGGGCGACCTGATGGAGACCTACGAGACGCTCTGCGAACCGGTCTTCGACGCCTTCGAGCGCCTCGGCATCGACGCCCGGTTCACCGACGAGAAACTGCCCGAAATCCACCAACCGGCGTGCTACCTGCGGGAACTCCACCCGGCCCACGACATCGTGGCCGGGGCGGAGGGGCGAAAGATCTCGGGCAACGCCCAGTACCGCCGGAAGGACGCAGTCATCCAGCACGGGTCGCTGACGTTCGACCTCGACGCCGAGCGCCACTTGGCGACGTTCGCGGCCCCCGACACCACGCCCGCACGGTTCCGCGAGCGCGTGACGGCGATGAATCGAGAAGCGGACGTGACTCGACGGGAGGCCGTCGAAGCGGTCGAGGAGGCCCTGCGCGAGTGGGCCGACGCCGAGGGGGGCGCGTGGTCCGACGAGGAACTGGCCCGCGCGGAAGCGCGCGCCGAGGCGAAGTTCGAGAGCGAGGCGTGGGTCCGGGATCGCGAAGACCCGACCGCCTGA